Proteins encoded in a region of the Tetrapisispora phaffii CBS 4417 chromosome 12, complete genome genome:
- the MNT3 gene encoding alpha-1,3-mannosyltransferase MNT3 (similar to Saccharomyces cerevisiae MNT3 (YIL014W); ancestral locus Anc_7.123), with protein MDVCMVCFSLDEVSLSLLHLIDKPSNASSTIRMKRVVKYRLRKLVVIALSWYIIYRLVSRVFLHQDDDVNSGQKVVSLRDSLEFSPFTLIKKKQDYLKSKYGNDIDRLNRETFMDKSTNFIKFYNNKDYYFENVGEKLLINYWNESNIEEKCEYLFNSIYKIAPNWDNHKSTTFYGHDAIDNELLSLMVENLRIYDYCVMKNNVKPKNLQLEVNVLHDKLVGIDSDGNGVGSDKDDDSIKKAFDLQLRMFPFLNNATLGDLRTNYFYPSIFNVNENKTMELPRELLDFSPLEYNINFFANYKSILKDKGISMTMRSEDLMMFKKMINVLDFQNNTLPIQIITKGNNELTKENFINELQSFLQNNNSTQTVFIVNVETLLNKHYVENMLNFFYNKWVSIIFSTFKETIFLDVDSIPFVNLDEFYFQENNINNDYKNYKDTGMLMYKDRMLINEFTFGYCMDALKFVEPSLQESQLINSNILFNSTSPKIDDITSIENTNDREIYNIYNNFLTKIFAIISISGLVVINKDKKLFSLIFSLMMNLNGKLQRCVYGDKEFFWLGQLFAGERFTVNTHDGSIIGPLMVSIIDDPERKYELYQICSTQMAHGDLRSKNVIWTNGGLKTCKIENSAENDFNSDREYFQNRYNDVETLNNVYQSPLSIDALVIPETEIEPWLQLKECSKYVYCASARVPPTSESSDDKEDGKVGDIIKFDDITKNYYNDIAKLWAKEV; from the coding sequence ATGGATGTATGTATGGTATGTTTCAGTCTAGATGAAGTATCTTTAAGTCTGCTGCATCTAATTGATAAACCGAGCAATGCTTCAAGCACAATAAGGATGAAAAGAGTTGTTAAGTATAGATTACGAAAATTGGTTGTGATTGCTTTGAGCTGGTATATTATATACAGATTGGTGTCTAGAGTATTCCTTCATCAGGATGATGATGTTAACAGTGGCCAAAAAGTCGTTAGCTTGAGAGATTCTCTTGAGTTTTCACCATTTACTTTGATTAAGAAGAAACAAGATTATTTAAAGTCAAAATATGGTAATGACATCGATAGGCTTAATCGAGAGACGTTTATGGATAAGTCtaccaattttattaaattctaTAACAATAAGGATTactattttgaaaatgttgGTGAGAAACTGTTGATTAATTACTGGAATGAATCTAATATCGAAGAAAAATgtgaatatttatttaattcgatatataaaattgcaCCTAACTGGGATAACCATAAGAGCACTACATTTTATGGACATGATGCTATCGATAACGAACTGTTGAGTTTGATGGTTGAGAATTTAAGAATTTACGATTATTGCGTTATGAAGAATAACGTTAAACCTAAGAATTTGCAACTAGAAGTGAATGTGTTACATGATAAACTTGTAGGTATAGACAGTGATGGCAATGGGGTAGGAAGTgataaagatgatgattcGATTAAAAAGGCTTTCGATCTTCAATTGAGGATGTTTCcctttttaaataatgcaACTTTGGGTGATTTACGTACAAATTACTTTTACCCATCGATCTTTAATgtgaatgaaaataaaacaatggAACTACCAAGAGAGCTATTGGACTTCTCTCCACTTGAATACAATATAAACTTCTTTGCAAACTATAAGAGTATACTAAAGGACAAAGGGATCTCGATGACCATGAGATCAGAAGATCTGATGatgtttaaaaaaatgataaacGTCCTAGATTTTCAGAATAATACTTTACCAATACAGATCATTACTAAAGGAAATAACGAATTGACAAAGGAgaatttcattaatgaGCTACAGTCATTTTTGCAAAATAACAATTCAACCCAAACAGTTTTCATTGTAAACGTTGAAACGCTTTTAAACAAACATTATGTTGAAAATATGttgaatttcttttataacAAATGGGTTTCGATTATCTTTTCAACTTTTAAAGAAACTATCTTCCTAGATGTTGATTCAATACCCTTCGTTAACCTTGATGAGTTCTACTTTCAAgagaataatattaataatgattataaaaattacaaaGATACAGGGATGTTAATGTACAAGGATAGAATGTTGATTAATGAGTTCACATTTGGTTATTGTATGGATGCGTTGAAATTTGTTGAACCGTCATTACAAGAATCTCAATTGatcaattcaaatattctatTCAATTCAACATCTCCAAAAATAGATGATATAACTAGCATCGAGAATACAAATGATAGAgaaatttacaatatttataataattttttaacaaaaatatttgctATCATATCGATAAGTGGACTAGTtgtaattaataaagataaaaaacTTTTTAGTTTAATCTTCTCattaatgatgaatttaaatGGTAAATTACAAAGATGTGTTTACGGTGATAAGGAATTCTTTTGGCTAGGCCAATTATTTGCTGGTGAACGGTTCACTGTAAATACTCACGATGGATCGATCATTGGACCATTGATGGTGTCAATTATAGATGATCCAGAACGTAAATATGAATTGTATCAAATTTGTTCCACTCAAATGGCCCATGGTGACCTCAGAtcaaaaaatgttatttGGACAAATGGTGGCTTAAAGACTTgtaaaatagaaaatagtgcagaaaatgatttcaatAGTGATAGAGAATACTTTCAAAATAGGTATAACGATGTTGaaacattaaataatgtatATCAATCGCCACTTTCAATCGATGCTTTGGTTATACCGGAAACAGAAATTGAACCATGGttacaattaaaagaatGTTCAAAATATGTTTATTGTGCATCTGCACGAGTTCCTCCTACTAGCGAAAGTAGTGATGACAAAGAGGATGGTAAGGTTGGtgatataattaaatttgatgataTAACCAAGAATTACTATAATGATATTGCAAAGTTATGGGCTAAGGAGGTATAG